One Acropora palmata chromosome 2, jaAcrPala1.3, whole genome shotgun sequence genomic window carries:
- the LOC141874432 gene encoding adenosine receptor A2a-like, whose amino-acid sequence MAATLEDKDFHYLINCILNAILCFTASTLNGITIYALRKASTLPKPMRTLLLSLAVSDVGVGFLAQPLYSALLGVAFQGKKNTPNYEKMFRAFMTTLHLFSAASYTGIVILALDRFLAIHLHLRYRELVTQRRVVAVVILNWVSAALLASMELLNLTDISDGYYSFLAISGNIITPILYCNIYSTTTRHASQIRAIQVDATQQCGQVGDAVRLRKSITGTFLVYLAFLLCYLPSLTTRFVILIAGASDTRRLCQVYAITMIYLNSSLNPLIYCWKVRQIRRTVVEMLSSSVLRCRRLEIRQTAKHSRKRSLELPVPRRLDRRQEEPRF is encoded by the coding sequence ATGGCAGCAACACTGGAAGACAAAGATTTTCATTACCTAATCAATTGCATTCTCAACGCAATCCTATGTTTCACCGCCAGCACGTTAAACGGTATCACGATTTATGCATTGAGAAAAGCTTCGACTTTACCAAAACCAATGAGAACACTTCTCCTTAGCCTAGCGGTGTCAGATGTGGGCGTCGGTTTCTTAGCGCAACCTTTGTACTCTGCCTTGCTAGGAGTTGCATTTCAAGGGAAGAAAAATACTCCGAATTACGAGAAGATGTTCAGGGCGTTTATGACTACCTTACATCTGTTTTCCGCCGCGTCCTACACAGGCATAGTAATTCTAGCACTCGACAGATTCCTGGCcattcaccttcatctcagatATCGTGAGTTGGTCACTCAAAGGCGCGTGGTCGCTGTGGTGATCTTAAACTGGGTTTCCGCCGCGCTGCTCGCTTCCATGGAGCTACTGAATCTTACAGACATCAGTGACGGGTATTACTCCTTTCTTGCCATATCTGGCAACATCATCACGCCCATCCTGTACTGCAACATATACTCGACCACCACACGTCATGCGAGCCAAATTCGTGCCATCCAAGTAGACGCGACGCAGCAGTGTGGCCAGGTAGGAGATGCCGTAAGGCTGAGGAAATCCATCACGGGGACGTTCTTGGTGTATCTGGCATTTCTTCTCTGTTACTTACCAAGTCTTACAACGAGATTTGTTATCCTTATCGCGGGAGCTAGTGACACTCGACGTCTATGTCAAGTCTATGCCATAACGATGATTTACCTCAATTCGTCTCTCAATCCTTTGATTTATTGCTGGAAAGTGAGGCAGATTCGACGCACGGTCGTGGAAATGTTGAGCTCCAGTGTTTTACGATGCCGCAGGCTGGAAATCAGGCAAACAGCAAAACATTCCCGAAAGCGTTCGTTGGAGTTACCAGTACCGAGAAGGCTCGACAGGAGGCAGGAAGAACCACGCTTTTAA
- the LOC141874431 gene encoding beta-4C adrenergic receptor-like yields MAATLEDKDFHYLINCILNAFLCFTASTLNCITIYALRKASTIPKPLRTLLLSLAVSDVGVGLLAQPLYTALLGVAWFQGRKNNPNFDKVYSGFMTTLHLFSAASYTGVVILALDRFLAIHLHLRYRELVTQGRLVAVVILNWVSAALLAFLYLVDRKDISGGIYAFLAISGNIITPFLYCKIYATATRHASQIRAIQVDATQQSGQLGDAVRLRKSITGSFLVYLAFLFCYLPNFTTRFVIFIAGASDTRHHCQVYSITMIYLNSSLNPFIYCWKVRQIRQTVVEMLSATSLRCRRLEITQTAKHSRKRSSEFPVPSRVDRRQEESPC; encoded by the coding sequence ATGGCAGCAACACTGGAAGACAAAGATTTTCATTACCTAATCAATTGCATTCTCAACGCCTTTCTATGTTTTACCGCCAGCACGCTAAACTGTATCACGATTTATGCATTGAGAAAAGCTTCGACTATACCAAAACCATTGAGAACACTTCTCCTTAGCCTGGCGGTGTCAGATGTGGGCGTCGGTCTTTTAGCGCAACCTTTGTACACTGCCTTGTTAGGCGTTGCCTGGTTTCAAgggaggaaaaataatcctAATTTCGACAAAGTGTACAGCGGGTTTATGACCACCTTACATCTGTTTTCCGCCGCGTCCTACACGGGTGTAGTAATTCTAGCACTCGACAGATTCCTGGCCATTCATCTTCATCTCAGATATCGTGAGTTGGTCACTCAAGGGCGCCTGGTCGCTGTGGTGATCTTAAACTGGGTTTCCGCCGCGCTGCTCGCTTTCTTGTATTTAGTGGATCGTAAAGACATCAGCGGCGGGATTTACGCCTTTCTTGCCATATCCGGTAACATCATCACGCCCTTCCTGTACTGTAAGATATACGCGACCGCCACACGTCATGCCAGCCAAATTCGTGCCATCCAAGTAGACGCGACTCAGCAGAGTGGCCAGTTAGGAGATGCCGTAAGGCTGAGAAAATCCATCACGGGGTCGTTCTTGGTGTATCTGGCATTTCTTTTCTGTTACTTACCAAATTTTACAACGAGATTTGTTATCTTTATCGCGGGAGCTAGTGACACTCGACATCATTGCCAAGTTTATAGCATAACGATGATTTACCTCAATTCGTCTCTCAATCCTTTCATTTATTGCTGGAAAGTGAGGCAGATTCGACAGACGGTCGTGGAAATGTTGAGCGCCACTTCTTTACGATGCCGCAGGTTGGAAATCACGCAAACAGCAAAACACTCTCGAAAGCGTTCGTCAGAGTTCCCAGTACCGAGCAGGGTCGACAGGAGGCAGGAAGAATCGCCCTGTTAA